In the genome of Nonomuraea sp. NBC_00507, the window AGCGGCCTGCCAAACACCCACCGGCGCGACGAACACGCAGGCGATGAGCATGGCGGCGGCCAGCCCCTCGATGCCGCTGACGCCGCGCAGCCGCCGAGCCGTACGGTGGGCCAGGACGATATAGGCGGCGAACAGAACCGCGTTGGCGAAGGCGAACACCAACCCCAGCGGCTCCCCGGCCAGCCGGATGCCGGTCAGCACGTAGACACCGCCGACCGCTGCCACGAGTGCCACGAGGTTACGCACCGTACGGGCACCGAGCGCGGCCAGGACGATGACCGGCAGAAACTCGATCGCGGCGACGGTCCCCAGCGGAACGCGGGCGATCGCCAGGTAGAAACAGATGTTCATGGCCGCGAGCACCGCGCCCCAGGCGATGATCGTACGACGCCCCTCGACGTCGAGCCGGGCGAGGGTCCGCCAGGGGCGACGCCAGAGTGCGAAAACAAGTGCGGCGCTCCAGATCCTCAGTGCCGCCACCCCGAGCGGGGCGAGCCTGGCGAACAAGAGCACGGCGAAGGCCGGGCCGAGGTAGTGGAAGACGGCGCTCCCGATGAAGTATGTCCAGGGAGGCGCCGCGGACGGGACAGCGCGAGGGCCGGTGGGCGGCATGACCCCCATCGTCGGCCAACCCGTAATTTAGGAGAATGGCGAATCGAAAGATCAGACCCGAGCGGGCCTACGAACCTAAGGGAATCGACGCCCTCGACCTTCGTATTCTGGCCGAGCTGCAGGTCGACGCCAGAGTGAGCTTCGCCGAGCTGGGCCGCCGGGTCGCCCTGTCGGCCCCGGCGGTGGCCGACAGGGTGCAGCGGCTGGAGGAGACCGGAGTGATCACCGGCTATCGCGCCGAGGTCGACCCGCGGGCCCTGGGCTTTCCGGTCACCGTGATGGTTCGTATCCGCCCGGCGATCCGGGAACTGCACCGTATCTCCAAGATCGCCCAGGAAGTTCCCCAGATCGTCGAGTGCTACAGAATGACCGGCGACGACTGCTTCTACTTCACGATGCACCTGCGGGCGGTCGACGAGCTCGAACCGATCCTCGACCTGTTCACCCCGTACGGTCACACGACCACGTCTCTCATCCACACAGCGCCCGTGCCGCGCCGCCCCCTGCTCCTGGAGTGAGACTCGGGCCCGCCTAACGGACTATCGGCGCGGTCTCCGGTGTGCCGACGGGCGAGACCAGCTCCAGGGATGCGACCGGGCCACGCTCAGCCGCGGCGTCGCCGGGCCGACGAGTCCGGTTTCGTAGGTGATGCAGGCGTCGCCTTTGATCATTGTGCGTGAGAACCCGTTGAGACGACCATGTTGTGAGCACGGCGGCGGGCATTGATCACGAAGCATCGCGGGCGAGGAGGGCGCGACCGAGTGCATATGCCTCGGCCAGATCGTTGCCGCGATAGCTGACGGTCGCCAGTTCAGAAAGGTGATGATCGGCGTTCACCGCGACCGTCTTGGTCAGCCACCGGAACAGCGGAGCATCCGACATCGAATCCCCGTAGGCCACGCACCGTGAGCGCACGAGATCGTACTGCTCGCACATCTCCTCCACAATGCGGACCTTGTCGCGTGGAGTGAGGATTTTGGCCGGATCGAGCGGCTCCAGGAGGGGAAGCGCCGGGAACTGGGAAGCCACCACAGCATCGAAGCCCAGCTCAAGAAGATGCCGTGCGAAGAAGTCAGGCGACATGGTGATCACCACGCATCGCTCACCGCGCTCACGGATGTCCGTGCAGACCTCTCGAATACCGGTCAGCCACGGACTGGCGGCGAACGCCTCGGCGACAGCCGACGGCGTCAAATCTCGCCACAGCTCATGGATAGCGGCCGCGAACCCTCGAGTGTCGATCTCACCGGCCGCGAACCGCGTTTCCAGCTCGACCAACTTCTCCGTAGATCCGAGATGCCGGGCGATCTGCAGGCTGGCCGTCGATCCCTCGAGCAGCGTTCCGTCCATGTCGAAGACGTGCAGAGTCATCACAGCAGGTAAGTGTGGGCGATCGACCGCGTACGACACCAACGGATAATCGTGCGCTCCAAGGCCCAAGTCCCTCCTCACATCGACAAAGGCCCGACGCGGGCAGACCGTTCCATCGCGTACCCGGAATCGGTAGCGCAGCGGTGACTCACCCACCTCCCGTTTGAACGCGGTGCTGAAAGCGCTCTCGGACGCGTACCCCAGCTCGACCGCCAGCGACCCGACGCGGACATCGCCGCGGCCCGCGCCAGCTCCTCCAACCCCCAAGACTTCCCGGGTTCGGCATGCATGATGGTGAGCGCCGGGCGCAACCATTCGTCGGTCAGCAGTCGCAGCTGTCCCTTCCGGATGAAGTTGGCGGCCGGGACGGTTCTGGCCAGCGGCACGACACCTTGGTCCGGACGGTTTCGAGCGGAGTTGTTCAGGCCGGCGGAGTCGAGCTGAGCATCTTCGAGCTGGACGGCGCGGCCATCCCCACAACGGTCGGACCCGTACTGGCCGGATCCTGATCGGTCTCCGTCGGAGGAAGCGGCCAGGGGTGTCGCGCCGCGGGGTTCGGGGTTCCCTGCGACATGTCCAGGAACGGGACAGCTGTTGCGCCTGACGATGAGTCGGGGTGTGGCCGGGGTGCGGCCAGGGGCCGTACCCGATGCTGCGCATGACGGTGGCGGCTGACGCTGTTTTCCATGACTCGCATATGGAGATCCCGCGGCGTCCGGAGGACGGTGTCGATCCTCCTCGCCGCCCTGCTGGCGCTCTGCTCCACCGTCGGGCTCGGGCCGGCCGCGCTCGCCGCGCCGGCCCGCGCGCACGTCGTCGACGAGCAGCGGGTACGGCCCCGCGTCGTCGACCTGACCATCGACTCGCCCGCCCTCGGCAAGACCGCGAAGGTACGGCTTCTCACCCCGGACGGCTGGGAGCGGCGCGGCCCCCGTGACCGCTGGCCGGTGCTCTACCTGCTGCACGGCCTGGGCGACTCGCACGAGACCTGGACCCGTGACAGCGACGTCGAACGGCTCGCCGAGCTGCGCGACGTCCTGGTCGTGATGCCGGAGGCCGGGTTCGCCGGCTACTACACGAACTGGTGGAACGACGGGGCGTACGGGCCACCGGCATGGGAGACGTTCCATCTGACCGAGATGCGCCGCATCCTCGAACGCGACTACGGCGCAGGCAAGCGGCGGGTCGTCGCGGGCCTGTCCATGGGCGGCTACGGGGCTTTGGTCTACGCCGCTCGGCATCCCGGGCTGTTCCGGGCGGTGGCCAGCTACAGCGGGCCCGTCCACCTGCTGCATCCCGAGCACGTGCGCAGGTGGCGGGAGGCGTTCAAGGAGGCGCCGGAGTACCGCGGGCTCTGGGGCGATCCCGTCGCCCAGCGCGCGATCTGGAAACGCCACGACCCGTACGCGCTGGCTCGGCGGCTGCGGCCCGTTCCGGTGTTCCTGAGCTGTGGTGACGGGCGTCCCGGCCCGCTGGACGAGGCCGGAGCGAAGGCCGACGAGATCGAGGCGTTCGACAACGTGCTGAACCGCTCACTGGCCAGGCGGCTGGAGCAGGTCGGGGTGCGCGTGACCACCGACTTCTACGGGCGGGGCACGCATTCGCCGGCGTACTGGGAGCGGGAGCTCCATCGGTCGCTGCCCATGCTGCTGAGCGCGTTGCGGTCGGCGAGATAGCTCAAGAGGGCCGGGGAATCCCATCGATCACGGTCGGGCCCGACAACTCAGCCTGAACACCGACACGAGCGCTGGCCGTACTGACGGATCGCGAACGCCGAACCCATCCGATTGCCCGTCACCTCGTCGAACAGCCGGTCAAGACTGCCGCGCAGGTTGGTCGCCGCAGCAGCCGACGCCCGGACGTGCCCCAGCGGCACACCCGCGCGGTGCGGGGCCTCACCGCCCCGGCTCGGGAGCGAGGGGCGGGCCATCGGGGAGCCCGCCCGAGTCGCGCCAGGTGGCGAGGAACCCCTCCGCCACGGCGCACGAGCCCGCGAACGGGCCGCCGGGGTGCTCCAGCGACGTGGCGGTAAGCCGGCCAACCCGCTGCCCCACCAGGGCCCGCGCCGAGGCGGCGTCGGAGACCTGGCCGGCCCGTTCGGCGAGGTAGCCGATCGTGGCGCCGGCCCCGCAGACGAAGTCCGCCAGCGTCACCACGCCACGCTCCAGCAGCGTACGCAGCCCGGCCGCGGTGTAGGGCACGTTCGCCGCCGGGGCGACCACGCGGGCGCGTACCCGGGCGGCGCGCTCGGCCGTCAGGGCGCCGGTACGCGCGCCGGGCACCAGCACGTCCGCGGCCGCCTCGTACAGTGCCCTGGCCGGGTGCACGGGCAGACCGAGCCGGCCTACACAGGCGTCGCCGTGCTCCGCGCGCAGCCCTTCCAGGGCGGTGACGTCCAGCCCGGAGGGGTCGGCCACGCAACCGTGCAGGGTCGAGAGGGCGACGATGCGCGCGCCCCGCCGCGCGGCCTCCCGCACCACGGCGCCACCCACCTTGCCGAACCCCTCCACCGCGAGCGTTCGCCCGGCCAGACCGCCGAGCGCGGTCTCCGCGGCAACGACCACGCCCAAGCCGGTCACGATGGTGTCCACCAGCTCGCCGCCGACCTCTTGGTGCATCACCGAGTCGGTACGGTAGCCAGGCAGCGGGGCGAAGTCCTGCGTACGCGTGCCCAGATCCGAGGCCGTGAGGAAAACGCCCTTCTCGACCAGCGGGGTGATCTCCTGGCAATAGCGGGCCACCGTGGCCGCCCGGTCCTCGGCCTTGGCCCGCAGCACCGCCTTGGCACCGCCGATCCGCTCGCCGAGCACGGCCAGCTTGTACGTCATCGCCCGCGCCAGCAGCCCGGCTTCGCCGCGGGTGACGTCCGGGGCGAGCCGCGTGCCGCCTGCGCTCGTCGGGCAGTCCAGGTCAAAGGCGATGTACCCGTCCACCGAGGTGAGTTCCATGATCCTCATGCGCGCTCCTCATGTCGTCCGATCGGCGCCTGCCAGCGCGATGACCACGCCTGCCGACCAATCTCGACGCGAACCGGTGCCATGTCCATGGCCGGGAGCGGGGCGCGCCGTACAAACTTGCCGTCTGGGGCGATCCGCCTGGAGGGCTAGGATTCCGCGCATGCAGCGTCCCCTCGCTCACGAGCTGGCCGTCGGTCTGCTCGCCATCCTCTGGCTCGGTCTCATCGGCGGCATCGTGCTCGTCTGGCGGAACGACGCCGCCCCCTTCGAGATCTTCGCGGGGGTGTTCTGGAGCTCGGTCTGGTATTTCTGGCTTGCCCGGGTCTGGCGGGGCGGGCCGATGGCGATCGGGCTGATGCGCAAGGCGCTCTTCGCGATCTGCCCCATCATGATCGGCGGCGC includes:
- a CDS encoding EamA family transporter, producing MPPTGPRAVPSAAPPWTYFIGSAVFHYLGPAFAVLLFARLAPLGVAALRIWSAALVFALWRRPWRTLARLDVEGRRTIIAWGAVLAAMNICFYLAIARVPLGTVAAIEFLPVIVLAALGARTVRNLVALVAAVGGVYVLTGIRLAGEPLGLVFAFANAVLFAAYIVLAHRTARRLRGVSGIEGLAAAMLIACVFVAPVGVWQAAPAVIDPVTLAAGIGVGICSSVIPYVCDQLAMARMARSTYALLVALLPAAATVIGIVVLWQLPSLAELAGVGLVVLSVALHRELRPPLAAVKTTLSQEDKTKCDT
- a CDS encoding Lrp/AsnC family transcriptional regulator; amino-acid sequence: MANRKIRPERAYEPKGIDALDLRILAELQVDARVSFAELGRRVALSAPAVADRVQRLEETGVITGYRAEVDPRALGFPVTVMVRIRPAIRELHRISKIAQEVPQIVECYRMTGDDCFYFTMHLRAVDELEPILDLFTPYGHTTTSLIHTAPVPRRPLLLE
- a CDS encoding HAD family hydrolase, with the protein product MTLHVFDMDGTLLEGSTASLQIARHLGSTEKLVELETRFAAGEIDTRGFAAAIHELWRDLTPSAVAEAFAASPWLTGIREVCTDIRERGERCVVITMSPDFFARHLLELGFDAVVASQFPALPLLEPLDPAKILTPRDKVRIVEEMCEQYDLVRSRCVAYGDSMSDAPLFRWLTKTVAVNADHHLSELATVSYRGNDLAEAYALGRALLARDAS
- a CDS encoding alpha/beta hydrolase, with the protein product MTRIWRSRGVRRTVSILLAALLALCSTVGLGPAALAAPARAHVVDEQRVRPRVVDLTIDSPALGKTAKVRLLTPDGWERRGPRDRWPVLYLLHGLGDSHETWTRDSDVERLAELRDVLVVMPEAGFAGYYTNWWNDGAYGPPAWETFHLTEMRRILERDYGAGKRRVVAGLSMGGYGALVYAARHPGLFRAVASYSGPVHLLHPEHVRRWREAFKEAPEYRGLWGDPVAQRAIWKRHDPYALARRLRPVPVFLSCGDGRPGPLDEAGAKADEIEAFDNVLNRSLARRLEQVGVRVTTDFYGRGTHSPAYWERELHRSLPMLLSALRSAR
- a CDS encoding Glu/Leu/Phe/Val dehydrogenase dimerization domain-containing protein gives rise to the protein MRIMELTSVDGYIAFDLDCPTSAGGTRLAPDVTRGEAGLLARAMTYKLAVLGERIGGAKAVLRAKAEDRAATVARYCQEITPLVEKGVFLTASDLGTRTQDFAPLPGYRTDSVMHQEVGGELVDTIVTGLGVVVAAETALGGLAGRTLAVEGFGKVGGAVVREAARRGARIVALSTLHGCVADPSGLDVTALEGLRAEHGDACVGRLGLPVHPARALYEAAADVLVPGARTGALTAERAARVRARVVAPAANVPYTAAGLRTLLERGVVTLADFVCGAGATIGYLAERAGQVSDAASARALVGQRVGRLTATSLEHPGGPFAGSCAVAEGFLATWRDSGGLPDGPPLAPEPGR